From Cydia strobilella chromosome 7, ilCydStro3.1, whole genome shotgun sequence, one genomic window encodes:
- the LOC134743076 gene encoding putative mediator of RNA polymerase II transcription subunit 26 isoform X3, with the protein MDEDVGVKVTRLRRRLSVEQSEDGGSPAPSTPTKKRGGRLAAKPQLELIEENAQVSSPRKTRRKSLATEAEEKPITPSRRSARIKSNSSIVSETLSVTATDSPRAKRAARRNSQAGSDNDGPATPVRQTKRIRKDSASSVEALGTISVPSPRCWPDIIGVAGPDQVILPLAAETSSHEETSTLIKPLPVSEMVIEEEPENEVQKIDKSPPSAADTEELSPNSARKSQRLLEKRNRRSGSYKTDQDSSTVENKSLNISTGNKEAELESQDSPSNKSVKSKESNDDLSESNMSLLKKIETESKINKSNHNKSTSALDTAANDKSKRIRTESWPVVTISEKDISFSDNELSKKRKGKSSSNTSGFNVTDSPKINKSNTSITDKNTSHSFLDTSSKRKKKNSDNNIEDTSKPSEDSNMLQVLAPKEDIHSTKDIASEKSDNIDDMAKLFESKPGNVQATVYFEDSDSNSAGAPTNKIEHIDSEDQCVPEVKHDFQEKTTANEINGNDNIILSNQVGIENVSSAEISIPKIICDDVNDSCEPMDIDETIHEEILQKSSNKSFNLSKHSILEETNSSKRKPSISNSATNTPDLSKNDKRKSSISNSGVNTPEVPKDNKRKTSISSSGGNTPDLSKNDRRKSSVTESIADTSSHPVKTDKRKSSISSSETDTPDKTKIDKRTSSISNSTADTPDLSKSNTNNKSTLILSQLKDVSSTSDNVKSPKLSTNELLSKSDINENSNKNKKISKGNLSLNDVKGTPKQNAIPKLTMQTSTPITTHQLGIKTKTEEQKQEGTKKIKTNFSKSINETDSSEEDSENDESYELSVERNKHIDDEAEEACDDYESGDSQDEEDRRYEEENEIVQRGETLTSDDDMSNDTNYEKDSFVVSSDEDDNELLSGSGDDLSMSDKELTMSKKSKKKFNERKLKEQKNASREMFESRHKLNSSDRKSPTPKTKKNRMRIDSSLLTSDEEVVVNPKKSNRMRLDSTLNESAKLEDTNVSLTKSNKNKSKQDSALNSNESKVATNISLKKNQSMHDSATDEREITVCNDSTIDNADPLQALVKQEPKTPQKDMNISVVQFTDREEIENVQITEGNSIMNQTGTDPLQATMASEDTSDSSENEEILQNYDSVLNELNKDNKTKFNKNNVSLNSGNTTKRNQVEPIIDQLNLTHTKKSIKDKGTKGDVSDSKIVKVSKEKQESDNEDSSDSIDLQLLFSEDNCGSDEDQKSQQNKADDDSMFVSLKKSPGKTNIRESIEMNASQQVTTLNESSENNKNRKCSVGLAEAVEEQDIFNVSKNVNISMNESGKKKKKKHSISEPKDTLNISKDVNVSMNEIGIKKKKKHSISEPAEEEPKDTLNISKNVTISINESGKKKKKKHSVSEPAEEETHDTLNISKNVNISLNESGIKKKKKHSVSEPAEEETQDTLNISKTVNNSMNESGKKKKKKHSVSEPDEEDTRDTFNISKNKSGKKKKKHYISEPAVEENEEVPDAVDTEPNEKTKKKKKRKCFLAAEPESSDLFFIDTTGTLLDNKENTIAESSLPPKSEKKKKKQKLEALVRDDDSDGAPDEAPYRSEKASEMDLQNIESVCESAEGSKKKHKKKKKKSSAASNYSGENIDAENIIASNSKKRKRKSSNTENSQESGDVQESVESGKHNELVGSNKKRKISHREDNNTSGFSESKNAKKKKKKNRDVDFIDTASTSETTETQVKKNKKRKHRDDDGDNKQTKVKKDSSFQEVHVPRLPDNILQQLDDKPRKIEPPKVIATSNFIVENARQRRVKPSNYLEESIYLDEKSPVTKKQKQRINKPKVLPFIPTASISDSGYTTNFKINKLSQTTRFEAEPLVFSKETYLQKNNIKRLGTYDRYKKQMHHKMSKF; encoded by the exons ATGGACGAAGACGTTGGCGTTAAAG taacaaGACTGAGACGGCGGCTGTCTGTGGAACAATCTGAAGATGGTGGGTCCCCGGCACCCTCAACTCCAACCAAGAAGCGTGGGGGGAGGCTGGCAGCCAAACCACAACTGGAACTCATTGAAGAAAATG CCCAAGTGAGCAGTCCCAGAAAGACCAGAAGGAAGTCCTTAGCCACAGAGGCTGAAGAGAAGCCGATCACACCATCTAGGAGGAGCGCCAGAATCAAGTCCAACAGCAGCATTGTGTCAGAAACACTGTCTGTGACAGCAACAGACTCTCCTAGAGCCAAAAGAGCCGCCCGGCGGAACTCACAAGCTG GAAGTGATAATGATGGCCCGGCAACTCCCGTCAGGCAGACTAAGAGAATTAGAAAAGATTCCGCTTCCAGTGTTGAAGCTTTAG GTACAATATCGGTCCCGTCACCGCGGTGTTGGCCAGACATCATCGGGGTGGCGGGCCCAGATCAAGTAATATTGCCGTTGGCGGCGGAAACCAGCAGCCATGAAG AGACCAGCACCCTGATCAAACCACTGCCAGTATCAGAAATGGTAATTGAAGAGGAACCAGAGAATGAAGTCCAAAAAATAGATAAGTCACCCCCTTCTGCTGCTGATACTGAGGAATTGTCCCCCAACAGTGCAAGAAAAAGTCAACGACTTTTAGAAAAAAGAAATAGAAGAAGTGGATCATACAAAACGGACCAGGACTCAAGTACCGTAGAAAATAAAAGCTTAAACATTTCTACTGGAAATAAGGAAGCTGAATTAGAATCCCAAGATAGTCCGTCAAATAAATCGGTTAAATCCAAAGAATCAAATGACGACCTTTCTGAGTCTAATATGAGCTTGTTGAAAAAAATTGAGACtgaatcaaaaataaataaatcaaatcacAACAAAAGCACTTCAGCTTTAGATACTGCTGCAAATGATAAGAGTAAGAGGATTAGAACAGAATCATGGCCAGTAGTCACAATTTCTGAAAAAGACATTAGTTTCAGTGACAATGAACTCTCTAAGAAACGGAAAGGAAAATCAAGTAGTAATACGTCCGGATTTAATGTAACAGATAGCCCTAAGATTAACAAATCCAATACATCCATAACTGATAAAAATACTTCACACTCATTTTTAGACACATCTTCAAAAAGGAAGAAAAAGAATAGTGACAATAACATTGAAGATACCTCAAAACCCTCTGAAGATAGTAACATGTTGCAAGTGCTGGCACCGAAAGAAGACATTCATAGTACTAAAGATATTGCCAGTGAGAAATCTGACAATATTGATGATATGGCAAAGCTATTTGAAAGCAAGCCGGGCAATGTGCAGGCCACAGTATATTTCGAAGATTCAGACTCAAACAGCGCTGGCGCCCCTACTAATAAAATTGAACATATAGATAGTGAAGATCAATGTGTCCCTGAAGTAAAACACGATTTCCAAGAAAAAACTACAGCTAATGAAATTAATGGAAATGATAATATTATTCTATCAAATCAAGTTGGTATAGAAAATGTTTCTAGCGCTGAGATAAGTATCCCGAAAATAATTTGTGATGATGTTAACGACAGTTGTGAGCCAATGGATATTGATGAAACTATTCATGAAGAAATTTTACAGAAATCGTCTAATAAATCGTTCAACTTATCAAAACATAGTATTTTAGAAGAAACTAATAGCTCCAAAAGAAAACCATCAATTTCAAACTCTGCTACAAACACTCCAGATTTGTCGAAAAATGATAAGAGAAAATCATCAATTTCAAACTCTGGTGTGAACACTCCAGAGGTACCGAAAGATAACAAGAGAAAAACATCAATATCCAGTTCTGGTGGAAACACTCCAGATCTCTCGAAAAATGATAGGAGAAAATCTTCAGTTACAGAGTCTATTGCAGACACTTCTTCACATCCAGTTAAAACTGACAAGAGAAAATCTTCCATTTCAAGCTCCGAGACTGATACTCCAGATAAAACCAAAATTGATAAAAGAACGTCATCAATTTCAAACAGTACTGCAGACACTCCAGATTTATCTAAAAGTAATACTAACAATAAAAGCACTTTGATATTATCCCAATTAAAAGACGTATCTTCTACCTCGGATAACGTCAAGTCACCTAAACTATCAACAAATGAATTGTTATCGAAATCAGACATTAATGAAAACagtaataagaataaaaaaatatctaaaggTAATCTTTCTTTGAATGATGTGAAAGGAACACCAAAGCAAAACGCTATTCCAAAACTGACAATGCAGACTAGTACTCCTATTACTACACACCAGCTCGgcatcaaaacaaaaacagaagaACAAAAGCAAGAAGGCacaaagaaaattaaaactaacttttCCAAATCGATTAATGAAACTGATTCGTCAGAAGAGGACAGTGAAAATGATGAATCTTATGAACTTTCAGTTGAAAGGAACAAACATATTGACGATGAAGCCGAAGAAGCATGTGATGACTACGAATCAGGGGACAGTCAAGATGAAGAGGACAGAAGATATGAAGAGGAGAATGAAATTGTACAACGAGGTGAAACTCTAACCTCCGATGACGATATGTCTAATGACACTAATTATGAGAAAGATTCGTTTGTAGTAAGTTCAGATGAAGATGATAATGAGTTGCTTTCTGGCTCTGGAGATGACCTTTCAATGAGTGATAAAGAACTGACAATGAGCAAGAAAAGCAAGAAGAAGTTTAATGAACGTAAATTAAAAGAACAAAAGAATGCATCTAGAGAAATGTTTGAATCACGCCACAAACTAAACTCTTCGGATCGAAAATCGCCGACTCCTAAAACCAAGAAAAATCGAATGAGAATAGACTCGTCTTTATTGACATCTGATGAAGAAGTAGTTGTTAACCCTAAGAAATCCAATCGCATGCGTTTGGATTCTACTCTCAACGAAAGTGCCAAACTGGAAGATACCAATGTGTCTTTGACCAAAAGCAATAAGAATAAGTCTAAGCAAGACTCTGCCCTTAATAGCAATGAAAGTAAAGTTGCTACCAATATATCGCTCAAAAAGAACCAGTCTATGCATGACTCTGCTACTGATGAAAGGGAAATAACAGTCTGCAATGACAGCACCATAGACAATGCGGATCCTTTGCAAGCGCTTGTTAAACAAGAGCCTAAGACACCACAAAAAGATATGAACATCTCTGTTGTTCAGTTTACTGACCGGGAAGAAATCGAAAatgtacaaataacagaagGCAATTCTATTATGAACCAAACTGGTACAGACCCCTTACAAGCTACGATGGCGAGTGAAGATACTTCGGATAGTAGTGAAAATGAAGAGATCTTGCAGAATTATGACTCTGTACTCAATGAACTAAACAaagacaacaaaacaaaattcaacaaaaacaatgtttcttTGAACAGTGGCAATACAACTAAAAGAAATCAAGTTGAGCCAATAATCGATCAATTAAACTTAACCCATactaaaaaatcaataaaagaCAAGGGTACCAAGGGAGATGTCTCAGATTCAAAAATAGTTAAAGTTTCAAAAGAAAAACAGGAATCAGATAATGAAGACTCTTCTGATTCAATTGACCTACAGTTACTATTTTCTGAAGATAATTGTGGCAGTGACGAAGATCAGAAGTCGCAACAAAACAAAGCAGATGACGACAGTATGTTTGTCTCACTTAAAAAATCGCCAGGAAAAACAAATATTCGGGAAAGTATTG AAATGAACGCATCCCAGCAAGTTACTACTCTAAACGAAAGTAGTGAAAATAACAAGAATAGAAAATGTTCGGTGGGACTAGCAGAAGCAGTTGAAGAGCAAG ATATATTCAATGTTTCCAAAAATGTTAACATATCTATGAACGAAAGTggcaaaaagaagaaaaagaaacatTCTATATCAGAGCCTaaag ataCTTTGAATATCTCTAAAGATGTTAATGTTTCTATGAATGAAATCGgaataaagaagaaaaagaaacatTCTATATCAGAGCCCGCTGAAGAGGAGCCTaaag aTACTTTGAATATCTCTAAAAATGTTACCATTTCTATAAATGAGAGtggaaaaaagaagaaaaagaaacatTCTGTGTCAGAGCCCGCTGAAGAGGAAACTCATG ataCTTTGAACATCtctaaaaatgtaaacatttcttTGAATGAAAGTGgaataaagaagaaaaagaaacatTCTGTGTCAGAGCCCGCTGAAGAGGAAActcaag atacgtTGAACATCTCTAAAACTGTTAACAATTCTATGAATGAAAgtggaaagaagaagaaaaagaaacatTCTGTGTCAGAGCCTGATGAAGAGGACACTCGAG ATACTTTCAACATCTCTAAAAATAAGAGtggaaagaagaaaaagaaacatTATATATCAGAGCCAGCTGTAGAGGAAAATGAAG AAGTTCCTGATGCTGTAGACACAGAACCTAATGAaaaaacaaagaagaagaagaaacgcAAGTGTTTCTTAGCTGCAGAACCTGAAAGTA GTGACCTCTTTTTCATAGATACGACTGGGACCTTGCTGGATAATAAAG AAAATACAATTGCAGAATCAAGTCTACCACCAAAGAgcgaaaagaagaaaaagaaacaaaaattagAAGCTttag TTCGTGACGACGATTCAGATGGAGCCCCGGACGAAGCCCCATATCGAAGTGAAAAAGCGTCCGAAATGGATTTGCAAAATATAG AAAGTGTTTGTGAATCAGCAGAAGGTTCcaagaaaaaacataaaaagaagaagaagaaatcatCGGCTGCTTCTAATTATTCgg GTGAAAACATTGATGCTGAGAACATTATTGCTTCTAACTCTAAGAAACGTAAGAGGAAGTCTTCTAATACGGAAAACTCTCAAGAATCTGGAG ATGTCCAAGAGAGCGTGGAAAGTGGAAAGCATAATGAATTGGTCGGCAGTAATAAAAAACGTAAAATCTCGCATAGAGAAGATAACAACACATCAG gCTTCAGTGAATCTAAAAAtgcaaagaaaaagaaaaagaaaaatcgTGATGTTGATTTTATAGACACTGCATCTACATCAG AAACGACCGAAACACAagttaagaaaaacaaaaagcgAAAACATAGAGATGACGACGGCGATAACAAGCAGACGAAG GTTAAAAAGGACAGTTCGTTCCAAGAAGTGCACGTACCGCGTCTTCCGGATAACATTCTTCAGCAACTAGATGACAAGCCCAGAAAGATCGAGCCGCCAAAAGTTATAGCCACATCAAATTTCATTGTTGAAAATGCCAGGCAAAGGAGAGTCAAACCTTCAAACTACTTGGAAGAGAGCATTTACCTTGATGAAAAGTCCCCAGtaactaaaaaacaaaaacaacgcATCAACAAACCCAAAGTGTTACCATTTATACCCACTGCTTCAATATCAGACAGtggatatacaacaaatttcaAGATTAACAAGCTGTCACAAACTACGAGATTTGAAGCAGAACCGCTCGTTTTTTCCAAAGAAACCTATTTGCAAAAGAATAATATTAAAAGATTAGGAACTTATGACCGGTACAAAAAGCAAATGCATCATAAAATGTCTAAATTTTAA
- the LOC134743076 gene encoding putative histone-lysine N-methyltransferase 1 isoform X4, with protein sequence MDEDVGVKVTRLRRRLSVEQSEDGGSPAPSTPTKKRGGRLAAKPQLELIEENAQVSSPRKTRRKSLATEAEEKPITPSRRSARIKSNSSIVSETLSVTATDSPRAKRAARRNSQAGSDNDGPATPVRQTKRIRKDSASSVEALGTISVPSPRCWPDIIGVAGPDQVILPLAAETSSHEETSTLIKPLPVSEMVIEEEPENEVQKIDKSPPSAADTEELSPNSARKSQRLLEKRNRRSGSYKTDQDSSTVENKSLNISTGNKEAELESQDSPSNKSVKSKESNDDLSESNMSLLKKIETESKINKSNHNKSTSALDTAANDKSKRIRTESWPVVTISEKDISFSDNELSKKRKGKSSSNTSGFNVTDSPKINKSNTSITDKNTSHSFLDTSSKRKKKNSDNNIEDTSKPSEDSNMLQVLAPKEDIHSTKDIASEKSDNIDDMAKLFESKPGNVQATVYFEDSDSNSAGAPTNKIEHIDSEDQCVPEVKHDFQEKTTANEINGNDNIILSNQVGIENVSSAEISIPKIICDDVNDSCEPMDIDETIHEEILQKSSNKSFNLSKHSILEETNSSKRKPSISNSATNTPDLSKNDKRKSSISNSGVNTPEVPKDNKRKTSISSSGGNTPDLSKNDRRKSSVTESIADTSSHPVKTDKRKSSISSSETDTPDKTKIDKRTSSISNSTADTPDLSKSNTNNKSTLILSQLKDVSSTSDNVKSPKLSTNELLSKSDINENSNKNKKISKGNLSLNDVKGTPKQNAIPKLTMQTSTPITTHQLGIKTKTEEQKQEGTKKIKTNFSKSINETDSSEEDSENDESYELSVERNKHIDDEAEEACDDYESGDSQDEEDRRYEEENEIVQRGETLTSDDDMSNDTNYEKDSFVVSSDEDDNELLSGSGDDLSMSDKELTMSKKSKKKFNERKLKEQKNASREMFESRHKLNSSDRKSPTPKTKKNRMRIDSSLLTSDEEVVVNPKKSNRMRLDSTLNESAKLEDTNVSLTKSNKNKSKQDSALNSNESKVATNISLKKNQSMHDSATDEREITVCNDSTIDNADPLQALVKQEPKTPQKDMNISVVQFTDREEIENVQITEGNSIMNQTGTDPLQATMASEDTSDSSENEEILQNYDSVLNELNKDNKTKFNKNNVSLNSGNTTKRNQVEPIIDQLNLTHTKKSIKDKGTKGDVSDSKIVKVSKEKQESDNEDSSDSIDLQLLFSEDNCGSDEDQKSQQNKADDDSMFVSLKKSPGKTNIRESIEMNASQQVTTLNESSENNKNRKCSVGLAEAVEEQDTLNISKDVNVSMNEIGIKKKKKHSISEPAEEEPKDTLNISKNVTISINESGKKKKKKHSVSEPAEEETHDTLNISKNVNISLNESGIKKKKKHSVSEPAEEETQDTLNISKTVNNSMNESGKKKKKKHSVSEPDEEDTRGNTFNISKNKSGKKKKKHYISEPAVEENEEVPDAVDTEPNEKTKKKKKRKCFLAAEPESSDLFFIDTTGTLLDNKENTIAESSLPPKSEKKKKKQKLEALVRDDDSDGAPDEAPYRSEKASEMDLQNIESVCESAEGSKKKHKKKKKKSSAASNYSGENIDAENIIASNSKKRKRKSSNTENSQESGDVQESVESGKHNELVGSNKKRKISHREDNNTSGFSESKNAKKKKKKNRDVDFIDTASTSETTETQVKKNKKRKHRDDDGDNKQTKVKKDSSFQEVHVPRLPDNILQQLDDKPRKIEPPKVIATSNFIVENARQRRVKPSNYLEESIYLDEKSPVTKKQKQRINKPKVLPFIPTASISDSGYTTNFKINKLSQTTRFEAEPLVFSKETYLQKNNIKRLGTYDRYKKQMHHKMSKF encoded by the exons ATGGACGAAGACGTTGGCGTTAAAG taacaaGACTGAGACGGCGGCTGTCTGTGGAACAATCTGAAGATGGTGGGTCCCCGGCACCCTCAACTCCAACCAAGAAGCGTGGGGGGAGGCTGGCAGCCAAACCACAACTGGAACTCATTGAAGAAAATG CCCAAGTGAGCAGTCCCAGAAAGACCAGAAGGAAGTCCTTAGCCACAGAGGCTGAAGAGAAGCCGATCACACCATCTAGGAGGAGCGCCAGAATCAAGTCCAACAGCAGCATTGTGTCAGAAACACTGTCTGTGACAGCAACAGACTCTCCTAGAGCCAAAAGAGCCGCCCGGCGGAACTCACAAGCTG GAAGTGATAATGATGGCCCGGCAACTCCCGTCAGGCAGACTAAGAGAATTAGAAAAGATTCCGCTTCCAGTGTTGAAGCTTTAG GTACAATATCGGTCCCGTCACCGCGGTGTTGGCCAGACATCATCGGGGTGGCGGGCCCAGATCAAGTAATATTGCCGTTGGCGGCGGAAACCAGCAGCCATGAAG AGACCAGCACCCTGATCAAACCACTGCCAGTATCAGAAATGGTAATTGAAGAGGAACCAGAGAATGAAGTCCAAAAAATAGATAAGTCACCCCCTTCTGCTGCTGATACTGAGGAATTGTCCCCCAACAGTGCAAGAAAAAGTCAACGACTTTTAGAAAAAAGAAATAGAAGAAGTGGATCATACAAAACGGACCAGGACTCAAGTACCGTAGAAAATAAAAGCTTAAACATTTCTACTGGAAATAAGGAAGCTGAATTAGAATCCCAAGATAGTCCGTCAAATAAATCGGTTAAATCCAAAGAATCAAATGACGACCTTTCTGAGTCTAATATGAGCTTGTTGAAAAAAATTGAGACtgaatcaaaaataaataaatcaaatcacAACAAAAGCACTTCAGCTTTAGATACTGCTGCAAATGATAAGAGTAAGAGGATTAGAACAGAATCATGGCCAGTAGTCACAATTTCTGAAAAAGACATTAGTTTCAGTGACAATGAACTCTCTAAGAAACGGAAAGGAAAATCAAGTAGTAATACGTCCGGATTTAATGTAACAGATAGCCCTAAGATTAACAAATCCAATACATCCATAACTGATAAAAATACTTCACACTCATTTTTAGACACATCTTCAAAAAGGAAGAAAAAGAATAGTGACAATAACATTGAAGATACCTCAAAACCCTCTGAAGATAGTAACATGTTGCAAGTGCTGGCACCGAAAGAAGACATTCATAGTACTAAAGATATTGCCAGTGAGAAATCTGACAATATTGATGATATGGCAAAGCTATTTGAAAGCAAGCCGGGCAATGTGCAGGCCACAGTATATTTCGAAGATTCAGACTCAAACAGCGCTGGCGCCCCTACTAATAAAATTGAACATATAGATAGTGAAGATCAATGTGTCCCTGAAGTAAAACACGATTTCCAAGAAAAAACTACAGCTAATGAAATTAATGGAAATGATAATATTATTCTATCAAATCAAGTTGGTATAGAAAATGTTTCTAGCGCTGAGATAAGTATCCCGAAAATAATTTGTGATGATGTTAACGACAGTTGTGAGCCAATGGATATTGATGAAACTATTCATGAAGAAATTTTACAGAAATCGTCTAATAAATCGTTCAACTTATCAAAACATAGTATTTTAGAAGAAACTAATAGCTCCAAAAGAAAACCATCAATTTCAAACTCTGCTACAAACACTCCAGATTTGTCGAAAAATGATAAGAGAAAATCATCAATTTCAAACTCTGGTGTGAACACTCCAGAGGTACCGAAAGATAACAAGAGAAAAACATCAATATCCAGTTCTGGTGGAAACACTCCAGATCTCTCGAAAAATGATAGGAGAAAATCTTCAGTTACAGAGTCTATTGCAGACACTTCTTCACATCCAGTTAAAACTGACAAGAGAAAATCTTCCATTTCAAGCTCCGAGACTGATACTCCAGATAAAACCAAAATTGATAAAAGAACGTCATCAATTTCAAACAGTACTGCAGACACTCCAGATTTATCTAAAAGTAATACTAACAATAAAAGCACTTTGATATTATCCCAATTAAAAGACGTATCTTCTACCTCGGATAACGTCAAGTCACCTAAACTATCAACAAATGAATTGTTATCGAAATCAGACATTAATGAAAACagtaataagaataaaaaaatatctaaaggTAATCTTTCTTTGAATGATGTGAAAGGAACACCAAAGCAAAACGCTATTCCAAAACTGACAATGCAGACTAGTACTCCTATTACTACACACCAGCTCGgcatcaaaacaaaaacagaagaACAAAAGCAAGAAGGCacaaagaaaattaaaactaacttttCCAAATCGATTAATGAAACTGATTCGTCAGAAGAGGACAGTGAAAATGATGAATCTTATGAACTTTCAGTTGAAAGGAACAAACATATTGACGATGAAGCCGAAGAAGCATGTGATGACTACGAATCAGGGGACAGTCAAGATGAAGAGGACAGAAGATATGAAGAGGAGAATGAAATTGTACAACGAGGTGAAACTCTAACCTCCGATGACGATATGTCTAATGACACTAATTATGAGAAAGATTCGTTTGTAGTAAGTTCAGATGAAGATGATAATGAGTTGCTTTCTGGCTCTGGAGATGACCTTTCAATGAGTGATAAAGAACTGACAATGAGCAAGAAAAGCAAGAAGAAGTTTAATGAACGTAAATTAAAAGAACAAAAGAATGCATCTAGAGAAATGTTTGAATCACGCCACAAACTAAACTCTTCGGATCGAAAATCGCCGACTCCTAAAACCAAGAAAAATCGAATGAGAATAGACTCGTCTTTATTGACATCTGATGAAGAAGTAGTTGTTAACCCTAAGAAATCCAATCGCATGCGTTTGGATTCTACTCTCAACGAAAGTGCCAAACTGGAAGATACCAATGTGTCTTTGACCAAAAGCAATAAGAATAAGTCTAAGCAAGACTCTGCCCTTAATAGCAATGAAAGTAAAGTTGCTACCAATATATCGCTCAAAAAGAACCAGTCTATGCATGACTCTGCTACTGATGAAAGGGAAATAACAGTCTGCAATGACAGCACCATAGACAATGCGGATCCTTTGCAAGCGCTTGTTAAACAAGAGCCTAAGACACCACAAAAAGATATGAACATCTCTGTTGTTCAGTTTACTGACCGGGAAGAAATCGAAAatgtacaaataacagaagGCAATTCTATTATGAACCAAACTGGTACAGACCCCTTACAAGCTACGATGGCGAGTGAAGATACTTCGGATAGTAGTGAAAATGAAGAGATCTTGCAGAATTATGACTCTGTACTCAATGAACTAAACAaagacaacaaaacaaaattcaacaaaaacaatgtttcttTGAACAGTGGCAATACAACTAAAAGAAATCAAGTTGAGCCAATAATCGATCAATTAAACTTAACCCATactaaaaaatcaataaaagaCAAGGGTACCAAGGGAGATGTCTCAGATTCAAAAATAGTTAAAGTTTCAAAAGAAAAACAGGAATCAGATAATGAAGACTCTTCTGATTCAATTGACCTACAGTTACTATTTTCTGAAGATAATTGTGGCAGTGACGAAGATCAGAAGTCGCAACAAAACAAAGCAGATGACGACAGTATGTTTGTCTCACTTAAAAAATCGCCAGGAAAAACAAATATTCGGGAAAGTATTG AAATGAACGCATCCCAGCAAGTTACTACTCTAAACGAAAGTAGTGAAAATAACAAGAATAGAAAATGTTCGGTGGGACTAGCAGAAGCAGTTGAAGAGCAAG ataCTTTGAATATCTCTAAAGATGTTAATGTTTCTATGAATGAAATCGgaataaagaagaaaaagaaacatTCTATATCAGAGCCCGCTGAAGAGGAGCCTaaag aTACTTTGAATATCTCTAAAAATGTTACCATTTCTATAAATGAGAGtggaaaaaagaagaaaaagaaacatTCTGTGTCAGAGCCCGCTGAAGAGGAAACTCATG ataCTTTGAACATCtctaaaaatgtaaacatttcttTGAATGAAAGTGgaataaagaagaaaaagaaacatTCTGTGTCAGAGCCCGCTGAAGAGGAAActcaag atacgtTGAACATCTCTAAAACTGTTAACAATTCTATGAATGAAAgtggaaagaagaagaaaaagaaacatTCTGTGTCAGAGCCTGATGAAGAGGACACTCGAGGTA ATACTTTCAACATCTCTAAAAATAAGAGtggaaagaagaaaaagaaacatTATATATCAGAGCCAGCTGTAGAGGAAAATGAAG AAGTTCCTGATGCTGTAGACACAGAACCTAATGAaaaaacaaagaagaagaagaaacgcAAGTGTTTCTTAGCTGCAGAACCTGAAAGTA GTGACCTCTTTTTCATAGATACGACTGGGACCTTGCTGGATAATAAAG AAAATACAATTGCAGAATCAAGTCTACCACCAAAGAgcgaaaagaagaaaaagaaacaaaaattagAAGCTttag TTCGTGACGACGATTCAGATGGAGCCCCGGACGAAGCCCCATATCGAAGTGAAAAAGCGTCCGAAATGGATTTGCAAAATATAG AAAGTGTTTGTGAATCAGCAGAAGGTTCcaagaaaaaacataaaaagaagaagaagaaatcatCGGCTGCTTCTAATTATTCgg GTGAAAACATTGATGCTGAGAACATTATTGCTTCTAACTCTAAGAAACGTAAGAGGAAGTCTTCTAATACGGAAAACTCTCAAGAATCTGGAG ATGTCCAAGAGAGCGTGGAAAGTGGAAAGCATAATGAATTGGTCGGCAGTAATAAAAAACGTAAAATCTCGCATAGAGAAGATAACAACACATCAG gCTTCAGTGAATCTAAAAAtgcaaagaaaaagaaaaagaaaaatcgTGATGTTGATTTTATAGACACTGCATCTACATCAG AAACGACCGAAACACAagttaagaaaaacaaaaagcgAAAACATAGAGATGACGACGGCGATAACAAGCAGACGAAG GTTAAAAAGGACAGTTCGTTCCAAGAAGTGCACGTACCGCGTCTTCCGGATAACATTCTTCAGCAACTAGATGACAAGCCCAGAAAGATCGAGCCGCCAAAAGTTATAGCCACATCAAATTTCATTGTTGAAAATGCCAGGCAAAGGAGAGTCAAACCTTCAAACTACTTGGAAGAGAGCATTTACCTTGATGAAAAGTCCCCAGtaactaaaaaacaaaaacaacgcATCAACAAACCCAAAGTGTTACCATTTATACCCACTGCTTCAATATCAGACAGtggatatacaacaaatttcaAGATTAACAAGCTGTCACAAACTACGAGATTTGAAGCAGAACCGCTCGTTTTTTCCAAAGAAACCTATTTGCAAAAGAATAATATTAAAAGATTAGGAACTTATGACCGGTACAAAAAGCAAATGCATCATAAAATGTCTAAATTTTAA